One Electrophorus electricus isolate fEleEle1 chromosome 13, fEleEle1.pri, whole genome shotgun sequence DNA segment encodes these proteins:
- the pomt2 gene encoding protein O-mannosyl-transferase 2 has product MMEDSLHVDHCKQRQSSPALRNRKQCMATVAKRDCPHIEPVLPEARKAHRMCNTSRAAFNGTSQKMCRRWKRYCHSDDVPKYHLLLVVVLSLCTRFYKITEPAHICWDETHFGKMGSYYINRTFFFDVHPPLGKMLIGLAGYLTGYDGTFPFIKPGDKYEHHNYWGMRGFCAALGSFLPAFAFLVVLELSHSTLAALIAASMIIFDTGCITLSQYILLDPILLFFIMGAVLSMVKFNQQRLRPFSWSWWLWLILTGVNLSGSLGVKFVGLFVILLVGIKTAWDLWKLLGDLHLSMVDFVKHLSARIFGLIMLPLFLYTTVFAIHFVILNRSGPGDGFFSSAFQSRLIGNNLHSATMPEYLAYGSIITVKNLRIAGGYLHSHWHLYPEGVGAHQQQVTAYLHKDYNNLWLVKRPDNDDYSDTPELLRHGDIIRLEHKESMRNLHSHFHEAPLTKKHLQVTGYGINGTGDPNDLWQVEVCGGKQGDPVKVLRSKVRFLHHATGCVLYSSGKTLPKWGWEQVEVSCSPYLKETPSSQWNIEDHINPKLPNISLCVLKPSFLEILLESHIVMIRGNSGLKPKDNEVSSKPWHWPINYQGLRFSGVNETEYRVYLLGNPVIWWLNLFALGLFVVMAMGCSLTLQRGIKLEGDRKAHSQILMEGGGLLFLGWLIHYLPFYTMGRILYYHHYFPAMLFSSMLTGITLDTFLHNTDLLFSPAVAKCILRGSLTLLLFGVLYSFYLFHPLSYGMSGPLAHDPTSSMSGLRWLDSWEF; this is encoded by the exons ATGATGGAAGATAGTTTACACGTGGATCATTGCAAACAGAGACAAAGCTCACCTGCTTTACGAAATCGGAAACAATGTATGGCAACGGTGGCGAAGAGGGACTGTCCCCACATCGAGCCTGTGCTACCTGAAGCCCGCAAAGCGCACAGAATGTGTAACACTAGTAGAGCGGCCTTTAACGGAACCTCTCAAAAGATGTGCAGACGGTGGAAGCGTTATTGTCATAGTGACGATGTACCGAAATATCATCTGCTTTTGGTGGTAGTTCTTTCGCTGTGCACACGATTTTACAAGATCACAGAGCCTGCACATATATG CTGGGATGAGACTCATTTTGGGAAAATGGGAAGCTATTATATTAATCGCACGTTTTTCTTTGACGTCCACCCACCGCTCGGAAAG ATGCTGATTGGACTGGCTGGATACCTGACAGGCTATGATGGTACCTTTCCTTTCATCAAACCAGGGGATAAATATGAGCATCATAACTACTGGGGAATGAGAGGG TTCTGTGCAGCCCTTGGTTCTTTCCTGCCTGCCTTTGCATTCCTGGTGGTGCTGGAGCTATCACATTCTACTCTGGCTGCACTCATTGCAGCCTCCATGATCATTTTTG ACACTGGGTGCATTACTCTCTCCCAGTACATCTTGCTGGACCCCATCCTCCTGTTTTTTATCATGGGAGCTGTACTTAGCATGGTCAAATTCAACCAACAGAGGCTCAG GCCCTTCAGCTGGTCTTGGTGGCTCTGGCTAATTCTGACGGGGGTTAacctctctggctctctgggggtgaagtttGTGGGGCTGTTTGTCATCTTATTAGTGGGCATCAAAACTGCATGGGACCTCTGGAAACTACTGGGggacctccatctctctatg GTGGATTTTGTCAAGCACTTGTCTGCCCGGATCTTTGGATTGATAATGCTCCCCTTGTTCCTCTATACTACAGTATTTGCCAtccattttgtcattttaaacagaag TGGTCCAGGCGATGGTTTCTTCAGCTCAGCTTTCCAGTCCCGCCTGATTGGAAACAACCTGCACAGTGCCACCATGCCAGAAT ACTTGGCTTATGGCTCCATAATAACGGTGAAGAACCTGCGTATAGCTGGAGGATACTTACATTCTCACTGGCACCTTTATCCAGAGGGGGTTGGTGCACACCAGCAGCAG GTTACTGCCTACCTGCACAAAGACTACAACAACTTGTGGCTGGTTAAAAGGCCTGACAATGATG ACTACTCTGATACTCCTGAGCTTCTCCGACATGGTGACATCATTCGGCTGGAGCACAAAGA GAGCATGCGAAACCTACACAGTCACTTCCATGAGGCGCCATTGACCAAGAAGCACCTGCAGGTCACAGGCTATGGTATT AATGGCACCGGAGATCCTAATGACTTGTGGCAGGTGGAAGTGTGCGGTGGGAAGCAGGGAGACCCAGTTAAGGTACTGCGTAGCAAAGTACGCTTCCTGCATCATGCCACCGGCTGTGTGTTATACTCCTCGGGGAAGACCCTGCCAAAGTG GGGCTGGGAACAAGTGGAGGTCTCATGTAGTCCATATTTAAAGGAAACTCCCAGCTCCCAGTGGAACATTGAGGATCACATCAATCCCAAGT TGCCCAACATTAGTTTGTGTGTCCTCAAGCCATCCTTTTTGGAGATCTTGCTGGAATCTCATATTGTCATGATCAGG GGCAACAGTGGCCTGAAACCTAAGGACAATGAGGTCAGCTCTAAACCTTGGCATTGGCCTATCAACTATCAG GGTTTGAGATTTTCTGGGGTGAATGAGACAGAATACCGCGTGTATCTATTGGGGAACCCT GTGATTTGGTGGCTGAACCTGTTCGCGCTGGGTCTGTTTGTTGTAATGGCGATGGGGTGCTCTTTGACCTTACAGAGAGGCATTAAGTTAGAGGGAGATAGGAAAG CACACAGTCAGATTCTTATGGAGGGCGGAGGGTTGCTTTTCTTGGGCTGGCTGATACACTACCTGCCCTTCTACACCATGGGCCGCATCCTCTACTATCACCACTACTTCCCTGCAATGCTGTTTAGCAGTATGCTTACAG GAATAACACTGGACACATTTCTACACAATACTGACCTCCTGTTTAGTCCAGCTGTTGCAAAGTGTATATTGAGAGGATCTCTGACACTTCTCCTATTTGGAGTCCTCTACAG TTTCTACCTCTTTCATCCGCTGTCCTATGGCATGAGCGGCCCACTGGCTCATGACCCCACCTCTTCCATGTCTGGACTCAGATGGTTGGACTCCTGGGAATTTTAG